A portion of the Deltaproteobacteria bacterium genome contains these proteins:
- a CDS encoding Zn-ribbon domain-containing OB-fold protein has translation MADLKHLAPTPTPETKPFWEGAKRHELMLPHCKSCGKHHFYPRSNCPFCWSNDLEWVKASGKGKLHTFSIPQRAVMGIPGPFIAAIVELEEGPRISTNLVGVDPDPKNLRCDMEVEVVFDDITDTVALPKFRPVSKAA, from the coding sequence ATGGCCGATCTGAAACATCTTGCGCCTACCCCAACGCCGGAAACGAAGCCGTTTTGGGAAGGGGCGAAACGACATGAGCTGATGCTGCCGCACTGCAAGAGTTGCGGAAAGCATCATTTTTATCCGCGCAGCAACTGCCCGTTCTGCTGGTCGAACGACCTGGAGTGGGTGAAAGCGAGCGGCAAAGGCAAGCTGCATACTTTTTCCATCCCCCAACGCGCCGTCATGGGCATTCCCGGTCCATTCATCGCCGCTATCGTCGAATTAGAAGAAGGTCCGCGCATCTCGACCAATCTGGTGGGGGTGGACCCGGACCCGAAGAACCTGCGCTGCGACATGGAAGTAGAAGTGGTGTTCGACGATATCACCGACACGGTTGCGTTGCCGAAATTCCGGCCAGTCAGCAAAGCTGCGTAA
- a CDS encoding type II toxin-antitoxin system VapB family antitoxin produces the protein MATKRRTSLLIDEALLRKARKVLHAPTNSEAITRALEEAVVNNDVEMSLKELLRKGRGRLVDVYQEAE, from the coding sequence GTGGCAACGAAGCGACGCACAAGTCTTCTCATAGACGAGGCATTACTGCGGAAAGCGCGTAAGGTCCTGCACGCACCGACCAATAGCGAGGCGATCACCCGCGCCCTGGAGGAAGCAGTGGTGAATAACGACGTAGAAATGTCGTTAAAAGAGTTACTACGAAAAGGTCGGGGACGACTGGTCGATGTCTACCAAGAGGCAGAGTGA
- a CDS encoding EthD family reductase, whose product MIKGFALLTKKSDISDEKFHTHWRTIHAQLALRIPSLRRYVQSHRLAGLTASFPASPFEGAAEVWYDNLAAALAMRESPEYLEGAYKDELNFIEQPKLQWLATQENVVVAGAPMAKDAKCVKGLFLVKRKPGLSVAEFQAYWREKHAPLVPRTPHLLRYVQCHVLPELYESDAPPVYDGVAELWWPSVETFKESWASPELQVEQLTDAKQFVDGHTSAAFLAEENRVIWP is encoded by the coding sequence ATGATTAAAGGTTTTGCCCTGCTGACCAAGAAGTCCGACATTAGCGACGAAAAATTCCACACCCACTGGCGCACAATCCACGCTCAACTGGCGCTACGTATCCCCAGTTTGCGCCGCTATGTGCAGAGTCATCGCCTAGCGGGATTAACGGCGAGCTTTCCTGCTTCTCCCTTCGAAGGGGCTGCTGAAGTGTGGTACGACAACCTGGCTGCCGCGCTCGCCATGCGAGAAAGCCCGGAATATCTCGAAGGCGCCTATAAAGACGAACTGAATTTCATCGAACAGCCTAAGCTCCAGTGGCTGGCTACACAAGAAAACGTGGTCGTCGCCGGTGCGCCGATGGCGAAAGACGCGAAGTGCGTGAAGGGCCTCTTTTTGGTCAAACGGAAACCCGGCCTGAGCGTAGCCGAGTTCCAAGCCTACTGGCGCGAGAAGCATGCGCCACTGGTGCCGCGCACGCCCCATCTCCTGCGTTACGTGCAGTGCCACGTCTTGCCGGAACTCTACGAGTCCGACGCCCCGCCGGTCTACGACGGCGTAGCGGAACTGTGGTGGCCGAGCGTGGAAACTTTCAAGGAATCCTGGGCCTCGCCGGAGTTGCAGGTCGAGCAGCTTACCGACGCCAAGCAATTTGTCGATGGGCACACCTCGGCGGCCTTCCTGGCTGAAGAGAACCGGGTGATTTGGCCGTAG
- a CDS encoding 2-oxo acid dehydrogenase subunit E2, whose amino-acid sequence MSPDTASTPGTAVLMPKIGQAMSEGIILQWHKQDGEHVNQGEVILTIETDKATYDLEAQASGILKIHLGEGREVKVGTVVGEIGDGSGRVHAATLQAVLPSVAPAAVPTKTPVRGKKVLASPKAKQLAAEHGIDLTMLTAASADGVISASDIEQAIVAKPVDVPAVQTVTPASGRAVREQRQLVGMRKTAARRLQEAWRTIPHIVQMIDIDAAALLSARVTLRQELPALTVNDLLLHAAAHVLAGLPDLNGTVEDDMLTLYDGVDIGFAVDTPRGLVVPVIRRAETLSVAQVAAESQRLIEAARAGRLRPEDIGGASLTISNLGMFGISFGTPVINLGESILVFVGAVEERPVVRDGQVVVRPMLTLSIAYDHRLADGVAASQFTRGVKKVLEAGDWGLEKETPKALIPHTQHPALSTQEELAEREVRSVSEGDGYAVQVQSRTHQWLLDEPVEDGGTDRGPTPVDAFLGALLSCMTISFKAAAKRRKIALQRLTGRVHATPRGHLKTITMTLEVWSSAPEADVRALLDVAKRGCYVSGVLKPEISFSVELEVRRG is encoded by the coding sequence TTGTCTCCTGATACAGCATCGACTCCCGGCACCGCCGTCCTAATGCCGAAGATTGGCCAGGCCATGAGCGAGGGCATTATCCTCCAGTGGCATAAACAGGACGGCGAACACGTCAATCAAGGAGAAGTGATTCTCACCATTGAGACCGACAAAGCCACCTACGATCTCGAAGCCCAAGCCAGTGGCATTTTGAAGATCCACCTCGGCGAAGGGCGAGAAGTCAAAGTCGGTACGGTCGTCGGTGAAATCGGCGACGGCTCGGGACGGGTGCATGCGGCGACCCTTCAAGCAGTACTGCCAAGCGTCGCGCCAGCTGCGGTGCCGACCAAGACCCCGGTACGCGGGAAGAAAGTGCTGGCCTCGCCCAAGGCCAAACAGCTTGCCGCCGAGCATGGGATCGACCTTACAATGCTCACGGCGGCGAGCGCCGACGGAGTGATTTCCGCGAGCGATATCGAACAAGCGATCGTAGCGAAACCGGTAGACGTTCCGGCGGTGCAAACCGTGACGCCAGCGTCTGGAAGAGCTGTACGCGAGCAGCGGCAGTTGGTGGGGATGCGCAAAACCGCCGCCCGCCGACTCCAAGAAGCGTGGCGCACGATTCCTCACATCGTGCAAATGATCGATATCGATGCGGCGGCGCTTCTTTCCGCTCGGGTGACTTTACGGCAAGAGCTTCCTGCGCTCACAGTGAACGACCTCTTGCTGCATGCCGCAGCCCACGTCTTAGCCGGGCTGCCTGACCTCAACGGCACGGTCGAGGATGACATGCTGACGTTGTACGACGGCGTCGATATCGGGTTTGCCGTGGATACCCCACGCGGATTAGTCGTGCCGGTCATTCGCCGCGCGGAGACGTTGTCTGTGGCGCAAGTGGCGGCGGAAAGTCAGCGCCTCATCGAAGCTGCTCGCGCTGGTCGCTTGAGGCCTGAGGATATCGGTGGCGCGAGCCTGACCATCTCCAATCTCGGCATGTTCGGCATCAGTTTTGGGACGCCGGTCATCAACCTGGGCGAGTCCATCCTGGTGTTCGTCGGCGCGGTCGAAGAGCGCCCCGTGGTCAGGGACGGGCAGGTCGTCGTGCGGCCAATGCTGACCCTCAGCATTGCCTATGACCACCGGTTGGCAGACGGCGTAGCAGCGTCGCAGTTCACACGCGGCGTAAAGAAGGTGTTAGAGGCTGGGGATTGGGGATTAGAGAAAGAAACGCCCAAAGCCCTAATTCCTCACACCCAACACCCAGCACTTAGTACCCAGGAAGAATTGGCTGAGCGAGAAGTTCGCTCGGTGTCCGAGGGTGACGGATATGCTGTGCAAGTCCAGAGCCGAACCCACCAGTGGCTGCTTGATGAACCAGTCGAGGATGGCGGAACAGATCGGGGGCCGACTCCAGTCGATGCCTTCCTTGGCGCGTTGCTGTCCTGCATGACCATTTCGTTCAAAGCCGCAGCCAAGCGGCGAAAGATCGCCCTGCAACGCCTGACCGGTCGCGTGCACGCGACGCCCCGAGGTCACCTCAAAACCATTACGATGACTCTTGAAGTCTGGAGCTCGGCGCCGGAAGCCGACGTGCGCGCCTTGCTCGATGTCGCCAAACGTGGTTGCTATGTCAGCGGGGTCTTGAAGCCGGAGATCAGCTTCAGTGTCGAGCTGGAAGTACGGCGGGGGTAG
- a CDS encoding thiolase yields the protein MTDFRNLSGKFALVGVAESDELGTLPHKSALQLHMEAARNAIADAGLKKSDIDGVFSAGRQMATETAEYMGLRPRYIDGTMVGGCSFLHHVQHAMAAINAGLCEVALITHGESGRSRLAMPNMSASKDSLLWQFEVPYGIVFPFTAYGFIATRHMHEYGTTQEQLAEVAVATRAWARLNPKANQRGPLTVDDVMKSPVLAWPFHVLDCCLVTDGGGACIVTSAERAKDLKKKPVYILGTGEGMGHCWINQMPDFTAATGATISGPQAFAMAGVTHKDIDVAMFYDAFTITPILALEDLGFCKKGEGAAFVSGQRTAPGGDFPMNTNGGGLSYTHTGMYGMFIIIEAVRQLRGECGERQVKDAEVALAHGLGGIFSAAATMILANAPKA from the coding sequence ATGACAGACTTCAGAAATCTTTCCGGGAAATTTGCGCTTGTCGGCGTCGCCGAGTCCGATGAGTTGGGAACCCTGCCACACAAATCGGCGTTGCAGTTGCACATGGAAGCAGCGCGCAACGCGATTGCCGACGCTGGTCTCAAAAAGAGTGACATTGACGGTGTCTTTAGTGCGGGGCGACAGATGGCGACCGAAACCGCTGAGTATATGGGCCTCCGTCCTCGATATATCGACGGCACCATGGTTGGCGGCTGTTCATTCTTGCATCACGTCCAACACGCGATGGCCGCCATCAATGCCGGGTTGTGCGAAGTCGCACTGATTACCCATGGCGAGTCTGGACGCTCGCGGCTGGCGATGCCGAACATGAGCGCCTCGAAAGACTCTCTCTTGTGGCAGTTTGAAGTGCCTTACGGCATCGTCTTTCCCTTCACTGCCTATGGTTTCATCGCCACTCGGCACATGCACGAGTATGGCACGACCCAAGAACAATTAGCGGAAGTTGCGGTGGCCACACGCGCCTGGGCGCGACTCAACCCCAAAGCCAATCAGCGCGGCCCCTTGACCGTTGACGACGTGATGAAATCACCGGTTTTAGCTTGGCCATTCCATGTGCTGGATTGTTGCCTCGTCACTGACGGCGGTGGTGCCTGCATTGTCACCTCTGCCGAACGGGCAAAAGATCTGAAGAAGAAACCTGTTTATATCCTCGGTACCGGTGAAGGCATGGGGCACTGCTGGATCAATCAGATGCCCGACTTCACCGCAGCCACCGGCGCGACCATCTCTGGTCCTCAAGCCTTCGCCATGGCCGGGGTCACTCATAAAGACATCGACGTAGCGATGTTCTATGACGCCTTCACCATTACCCCGATTTTAGCGTTGGAAGATTTGGGGTTCTGCAAAAAAGGCGAAGGGGCAGCGTTCGTCTCCGGACAACGCACCGCGCCGGGTGGAGACTTTCCCATGAACACCAACGGTGGTGGTTTGTCATACACTCACACCGGCATGTACGGCATGTTCATTATCATCGAAGCCGTGCGGCAATTGCGTGGCGAATGCGGCGAACGGCAAGTGAAAGACGCGGAAGTCGCGCTCGCGCACGGCTTAGGCGGGATCTTCAGCGCTGCAGCGACGATGATCTTAGCCAACGCGCCGAAGGCGTAG
- a CDS encoding thiamine pyrophosphate-dependent dehydrogenase E1 component subunit alpha, with product MNSVQMLEVFKTAVLVRRFEARIVQMAMAGELPGSLHAGAGQEICQIAAISALSRDDYILYGHRGVAYMIARGTSLASILADVAGKEGATSRGKGGVMHVVDVANGILGESGTLGGGFVMSVGVGMALKRRKQSQAVVYFFGDGTSNRGTFHESLNWAAVQKLPCIYFCENNGYAVSVPTSRSTAVADISSRAAGYGVPGVVVDGSDPAAVHEVMQTAVARARAGHGPTLIEAKVTRLHGHYVADQQTYRPDAELVLKTKDPLPKLQQTLIDAGVLTETQVTQIEADVQRQIDEAVAAVRAAPLLAPEVALQDLYA from the coding sequence ATGAATAGCGTACAGATGTTGGAAGTCTTCAAAACCGCTGTCCTCGTTCGGCGCTTCGAGGCACGCATCGTGCAAATGGCGATGGCGGGCGAGCTGCCCGGCTCGCTGCACGCGGGTGCGGGGCAGGAGATTTGTCAGATCGCAGCGATTTCCGCGCTGAGCCGAGACGATTACATTCTCTACGGCCATCGCGGCGTAGCCTACATGATCGCTCGCGGCACCAGTCTCGCCAGTATTCTCGCCGACGTTGCCGGAAAAGAAGGGGCGACTAGCCGTGGCAAAGGCGGGGTGATGCACGTGGTGGACGTGGCGAACGGCATCCTGGGCGAAAGTGGCACCCTCGGCGGTGGGTTTGTTATGTCGGTTGGCGTGGGGATGGCGCTTAAACGACGGAAGCAAAGCCAAGCAGTGGTCTACTTCTTTGGCGACGGCACCTCGAATCGCGGTACGTTTCACGAGTCGCTCAACTGGGCGGCAGTGCAAAAACTGCCCTGCATCTATTTCTGCGAAAACAATGGCTATGCCGTCTCGGTACCCACCAGTCGTTCGACCGCCGTGGCAGACATTTCCTCACGCGCGGCGGGCTATGGCGTACCGGGAGTTGTAGTGGATGGGAGCGATCCCGCTGCCGTTCACGAAGTGATGCAGACCGCCGTGGCTCGTGCACGCGCTGGACACGGACCGACTTTGATTGAAGCCAAAGTGACACGTTTGCACGGGCATTATGTCGCGGATCAGCAAACCTATCGCCCCGACGCCGAGCTGGTACTGAAAACAAAAGATCCCTTACCGAAACTGCAACAGACCCTCATAGACGCCGGGGTTCTGACCGAAACGCAGGTCACACAAATCGAGGCGGATGTCCAGCGACAAATCGATGAAGCTGTTGCGGCGGTCAGAGCTGCCCCGCTGCTCGCGCCGGAAGTAGCGTTGCAGGATCTGTACGCATAA
- a CDS encoding alpha-ketoacid dehydrogenase subunit beta gives MPIITYSKAINQALAEEMARDENVILYGQDVAVWGGIFKVTDGLYERFGEERVFDSPISENVMVGAGVGAAIMGLRPVVELQFADFLLTAGDEVFFKAGMWRFMHGGAFKVPLVIRAPSGGSGFGPEHSACPEAFIMHAPGLLCAVPSTPADAKGLLKEAIRLDNPVVYCEHKLLYAMRGEVPDGDYTTPFGKAVVRREGDAVTIVAWQDMLRRSLAAAERLSKEGIEVEIVDPRTLNPFDRETIVESVKKTGACIVVEEAYRTLGVGAEIGAMLLEQALPYLDKPFKRLAIPDVPLPTSQHLVNAIVPSEDDIYKAVKDLVS, from the coding sequence ATGCCAATCATCACCTACAGCAAAGCCATCAACCAAGCCCTCGCCGAAGAAATGGCGCGGGATGAAAATGTCATCCTCTACGGTCAGGATGTGGCTGTGTGGGGCGGTATCTTCAAAGTGACCGACGGACTCTATGAACGCTTCGGCGAGGAGCGGGTCTTCGATTCGCCGATCTCCGAGAACGTCATGGTTGGTGCGGGTGTCGGTGCGGCCATCATGGGCCTGCGTCCGGTGGTCGAGTTACAGTTCGCGGATTTTCTGTTGACTGCCGGCGACGAAGTGTTTTTCAAGGCCGGCATGTGGCGCTTCATGCACGGCGGTGCCTTCAAAGTGCCGCTGGTCATCCGTGCGCCTTCCGGCGGCTCGGGTTTCGGTCCCGAGCACTCGGCCTGTCCCGAAGCCTTCATCATGCATGCCCCAGGTTTGCTGTGCGCGGTTCCTTCGACGCCAGCGGACGCCAAAGGGTTGCTCAAAGAGGCGATTCGCCTGGACAATCCCGTCGTGTACTGCGAACACAAACTGCTCTACGCCATGCGCGGCGAAGTGCCGGACGGCGACTATACCACGCCCTTCGGCAAAGCCGTCGTGCGACGTGAAGGCGATGCGGTCACGATCGTGGCTTGGCAAGACATGCTCCGCCGTTCCCTAGCTGCCGCCGAACGCTTGAGCAAAGAGGGAATCGAAGTGGAGATCGTCGATCCGCGCACCCTGAATCCGTTCGATCGCGAGACCATCGTCGAGTCGGTCAAGAAGACCGGGGCGTGCATAGTGGTGGAAGAAGCCTACCGCACGCTGGGAGTCGGCGCGGAAATCGGCGCCATGTTGTTGGAACAGGCGCTGCCGTATCTCGACAAGCCGTTCAAACGTTTGGCGATTCCCGACGTGCCGCTTCCTACGAGCCAGCATCTGGTGAATGCTATCGTTCCTTCCGAAGACGACATTTATAAGGCGGTGAAAGACCTTGTCTCCTGA